A region of Candidatus Binataceae bacterium DNA encodes the following proteins:
- a CDS encoding helix-turn-helix domain-containing protein, with the protein MKAKAIIEALGALAHEHRLAIFRLLVEWGPEGLPAGHIGTRLKLVPSSLTFHLQNLQRAGLITRRRESRQLIYSADFESMQGVVGYLTENCCAGSVCAPSCKPARPASKRAAVA; encoded by the coding sequence ATGAAAGCCAAAGCCATCATCGAAGCCTTAGGTGCCCTTGCCCACGAGCATCGGCTCGCGATCTTCAGGCTGCTGGTTGAATGGGGGCCTGAAGGGCTTCCCGCCGGTCACATCGGTACTCGCCTGAAGCTCGTTCCCTCCTCCCTGACCTTCCATCTGCAGAATCTGCAGCGCGCGGGGCTCATCACGCGGCGGCGCGAGAGCCGACAGCTCATCTACAGCGCTGACTTCGAGTCGATGCAGGGGGTCGTCGGGTACCTGACCGAGAACTGCTGTGCGGGGAGTGTCTGCGCGCCCTCGTGCAAACCAGCCCGCCCGGCCTCTAAACGGGCTGCGGTTGCTTGA
- a CDS encoding GNAT family N-acetyltransferase: MAILEVQRSAIRGTAASAYSQAIIDEWAPYVIVPQRVEAFVRWIERGEELVVVAVDATERVMGFGSIVPGNAELRAVYVAAEHGRQGVGRAILGRLEELAREVGMTELRMDASINAVHFYEANGFVSLERGEHLMSSGGRMACVRMRKAIHP; this comes from the coding sequence TTGGCAATCCTTGAGGTGCAACGCTCCGCGATCCGGGGAACTGCCGCCTCAGCCTATAGTCAGGCGATCATCGATGAATGGGCCCCGTACGTTATCGTCCCGCAGCGCGTGGAGGCTTTCGTGCGCTGGATCGAACGGGGCGAGGAACTGGTGGTGGTTGCCGTGGACGCTACCGAGCGGGTTATGGGCTTTGGTTCAATCGTTCCCGGCAATGCAGAGCTGCGAGCCGTATACGTGGCCGCGGAGCACGGTCGCCAAGGGGTAGGCCGTGCAATCCTGGGTCGGCTGGAAGAGCTAGCGCGAGAGGTCGGCATGACCGAGCTGCGCATGGATGCATCGATCAACGCTGTGCACTTCTACGAAGCGAACGGTTTTGTTTCGCTGGAGCGGGGCGAACATCTCATGTCCTCTGGAGGTCGCATGGCCTGCGTGCGTATGCGTAAGGCCATCCACCCATAA